A window from uncultured Flavobacterium sp. encodes these proteins:
- a CDS encoding T9SS type A sorting domain-containing protein has product MTYSSKTGTVTTNSGIEGSLDIIISCYGNSSNPVILNQHFLCGDPDGFVSNLASNGLSLIPGQTTTLKFKFKKTVTSDTQKIYKFTTNGSCFQNESEMIKITVNYKNTTAPTTPTDPINLNTIRYNSSTSNYIIDVGESYKSFIGSDMGVNATYKWFMSIRPGGAWTEISGATGKDYLPTSSVSASYFRTAYFSSGFLQSNTIILSIIQPLQNNTITLNGLKVEGSIPTGGLGLDYSQYSWYVIDQDGDGSQLPDTSQNLILTPATFNRYFNSPNNFILKRMIRSGNQYSASNGILLPHNSPIENNTITLNGSKAEGSIPTGGLGTNSYQYSWYVIFQDGDSSALPDTSQSLDLTTSSFARYLNSPNNSTIKRMVTSGNQYSPSNNIAIPNMSEIQNNIISISRNNVTGSTPTGGLGDYTYSWAIYYTGDAIDFDETTKDLDLTPHISLINNILQIDSSAKLVRLVKALKSSTSNKLPLNSIATTSLKKENTATIYPNPTSESVNFTTSFSSNQEIEIIVYSEGLGNAQSVFKGTTTPNQIIKWNIPSNYSKGIYYYKVISGNKEVKSGKILYQ; this is encoded by the coding sequence GTGACTTACTCTTCTAAAACTGGTACAGTAACAACAAATTCCGGCATTGAAGGATCTCTAGATATTATAATTAGTTGTTATGGAAATAGTAGTAATCCTGTAATACTGAATCAGCACTTTTTATGTGGTGATCCTGATGGTTTTGTTTCTAATCTAGCGTCAAATGGATTATCGTTAATTCCAGGACAAACAACAACATTAAAATTTAAATTTAAAAAAACAGTAACTTCTGACACTCAAAAAATTTATAAGTTTACTACTAATGGAAGTTGTTTTCAGAATGAGTCTGAAATGATCAAAATTACTGTAAATTACAAAAACACTACTGCGCCAACTACACCAACTGATCCAATAAATCTAAATACAATTAGATACAATAGTAGCACTAGTAATTATATAATTGATGTAGGGGAATCATATAAATCGTTTATAGGAAGTGATATGGGAGTGAATGCAACATATAAGTGGTTTATGTCTATTCGTCCGGGTGGAGCGTGGACTGAAATTTCAGGAGCAACAGGTAAAGATTATTTGCCTACTTCTAGCGTTTCTGCTAGTTATTTTAGAACGGCATATTTTTCATCTGGTTTTTTACAAAGTAATACTATTATATTGTCCATTATACAGCCTCTTCAAAACAACACAATTACCTTAAATGGCTTAAAAGTTGAGGGTAGTATCCCTACAGGAGGTTTAGGTCTCGATTATTCTCAATATTCTTGGTATGTAATTGATCAAGATGGAGACGGCAGTCAATTACCTGATACATCACAAAATTTAATACTAACTCCAGCTACTTTTAATAGATATTTCAACTCACCTAATAATTTTATATTAAAAAGGATGATAAGATCAGGAAATCAATATTCAGCTAGTAATGGTATTCTACTACCACATAATTCTCCTATAGAAAATAATACAATTACCTTGAATGGCTCAAAAGCTGAGGGCAGTATCCCTACAGGAGGTTTAGGCACCAATTCTTATCAATATTCTTGGTATGTAATTTTTCAAGATGGTGACTCCAGTGCATTACCTGATACATCACAAAGTTTAGACCTAACCACATCTAGTTTCGCTAGATATCTCAATTCGCCTAATAATTCTACAATAAAAAGGATGGTAACTTCGGGAAATCAATATTCGCCTAGTAACAATATTGCAATACCGAATATGTCTGAGATACAAAACAACATTATTTCAATTAGTCGCAACAATGTAACAGGAAGTACCCCAACTGGAGGGCTAGGAGATTATACCTATTCTTGGGCAATATATTACACAGGAGATGCTATAGATTTTGATGAAACTACCAAAGACCTGGATTTAACTCCTCATATTTCCCTGATTAATAATATATTACAAATAGACAGCTCAGCAAAATTAGTAAGACTGGTAAAAGCTTTAAAATCTTCGACAAGTAATAAGTTGCCGCTTAATAGTATTGCAACTACATCTTTGAAAAAAGAGAACACAGCGACTATTTATCCAAATCCGACATCAGAATCTGTCAATTTCACAACGAGTTTTTCCAGCAACCAAGAAATAGAAATAATTGTTTATTCCGAAGGATTAGGAAATGCTCAATCCGTTTTTAAAGGGACCACTACTCCAAATCAAATTATAAAATGGAATATCCCATCAAACTATTCAAAAGGGATATACTACTATAAAGTTATATCTGGCAATAAAGAAGTTAAATCTGGAAAAATTTTATATCAATAA
- a CDS encoding TonB-dependent receptor: MKFNLKFLFITLFICTISIAQNKGTISGVLTDKEMNNQALPFANVLIKGTNISANTDIDGKYTLSVTPGNHTIIFSFVGYESVEKPITIKANETITINQVLSSGSYTLKDVVVKSTANKEKETALLLDQKNAVVIKQSIGAQEMSRKGVSDVEEGLTKITGITKVDSRGIFVRGLEDRYNNLLINDLAAPTNSPFTKIVALDLFPTNIVGVIDVYKTFNPNIYGDFAGGTFNIQTSKPTKSITKISVGAGYTTGNSFKDFLLSNDADTATGFLGFNGKDRQLPSFLGNQATRQTYTTDQALNSVSNDKGFNVSESKSPLNTSINLLHAEKFDLNNNQVFSYLLSINYDNNFSIREGVDRTIDLQSSGSKYVNNFITTDYRFKTTNSALVGLNYSNDRLKLSFNTLYIRTNLNSIKDQYGPSGGTAAENGFIRTNQLDKSDYLNAQLLGEYAISKDKNQTIKAGASFATTKYEQPDRKFFSGLKVGDDMISASYGANNFLRQYLTVDGNSFYSALVEYNLKFGKNDKQNKLTVGYNGSGSKMESSYRFVSSTGNDGFTSSINNIDTQITNDISANKMTFSENSNATYKVKLDEMANAGYTNLFLKFGEKLEVNAGVRFESTLKETHYRTLGSFDSPFRVLKYDNAYFLPSVNLKYLLTDTANIRFAASKTYTKPVIMEAFPISFINADGTSTQGNSILKNSDNYNADLKYELFPTSKEMIAVGIFGKHLINPIEKTFISNATTGTVTTFLNSESANIYGVEAELLVGLERISENLDNFSWGLNATLMSSKVTVSPTFESIDEDGIITVKPSIETHQSRSLQGASNWLVNSDLKYEFNLGKDMPNTMSLVYGVFGKRIYAVGTNGQDNIYELPVQQLDFVWGSKLSEHFDVKFTADNILNSWRKREFGDDGTIKVAESSLLANSYKKGVGFSIKLGYTF, encoded by the coding sequence ATGAAATTCAATTTAAAATTTCTATTTATTACATTATTTATCTGTACGATTTCGATCGCACAAAACAAAGGTACGATTTCTGGTGTATTAACAGACAAAGAAATGAACAATCAAGCGTTGCCTTTTGCAAATGTACTAATAAAAGGTACAAACATTAGCGCAAACACTGACATTGACGGAAAATATACGTTAAGTGTTACTCCAGGAAATCATACTATAATTTTTAGTTTCGTAGGATATGAATCTGTAGAGAAACCAATAACGATTAAAGCAAACGAAACTATTACTATTAATCAGGTACTTTCATCCGGAAGTTACACTCTTAAAGATGTTGTTGTAAAATCAACAGCAAACAAAGAAAAAGAAACTGCCTTATTACTAGATCAAAAAAATGCTGTTGTTATTAAACAAAGTATTGGTGCGCAAGAAATGTCTAGAAAAGGTGTAAGTGATGTTGAGGAAGGTTTAACAAAAATTACCGGAATCACAAAAGTAGATTCCCGTGGAATATTTGTACGTGGACTGGAAGACCGATATAATAATTTATTGATTAATGATTTGGCTGCACCAACAAACAGCCCATTCACTAAAATTGTTGCTTTGGATTTATTTCCAACAAATATTGTTGGAGTAATTGATGTGTACAAAACATTTAATCCAAATATATATGGTGATTTTGCCGGAGGTACTTTCAATATTCAAACTTCAAAGCCAACAAAAAGCATTACTAAAATAAGTGTTGGAGCAGGTTATACAACCGGAAACAGCTTTAAAGATTTCTTATTATCAAATGATGCAGATACAGCAACAGGCTTTTTAGGATTTAATGGTAAAGACAGACAATTACCAAGTTTTCTTGGAAATCAGGCAACGAGACAAACTTACACAACTGACCAGGCTTTAAACTCAGTAAGTAACGATAAAGGTTTTAATGTAAGTGAATCTAAAAGTCCTTTAAACACAAGTATCAACCTTTTGCATGCCGAGAAATTCGATTTGAATAATAACCAAGTTTTCTCGTACCTGCTTTCTATAAATTACGACAATAATTTTTCAATAAGAGAAGGAGTTGACAGAACTATCGATTTACAGTCTTCCGGATCTAAATATGTAAACAATTTTATCACTACTGATTATCGTTTCAAAACCACAAACTCAGCATTAGTTGGTTTAAACTACAGCAATGACAGGCTTAAGTTATCGTTCAACACATTATATATCAGAACTAACTTAAACTCTATAAAAGATCAGTACGGACCATCAGGAGGAACAGCTGCTGAAAATGGATTTATCCGTACCAATCAATTAGACAAAAGTGATTATTTGAATGCTCAATTATTAGGTGAATACGCAATAAGCAAAGACAAAAACCAAACTATTAAAGCTGGAGCCTCATTTGCTACTACAAAATATGAGCAGCCAGATAGAAAGTTTTTCTCTGGTCTTAAAGTAGGCGATGATATGATAAGCGCTTCTTATGGAGCAAATAATTTTCTGCGCCAATATTTAACTGTCGATGGTAATTCTTTTTATTCAGCATTAGTAGAGTATAATTTGAAATTCGGGAAAAATGACAAACAAAACAAATTAACCGTTGGATATAATGGCAGCGGATCTAAGATGGAATCTTCATACCGTTTTGTTTCAAGTACCGGTAATGATGGTTTTACTTCAAGCATAAATAATATAGATACTCAAATAACCAACGACATTTCAGCGAATAAAATGACTTTTAGCGAAAACTCTAATGCAACTTACAAAGTTAAACTTGACGAAATGGCTAATGCAGGGTATACTAATTTGTTTTTAAAATTTGGAGAGAAACTTGAAGTAAACGCAGGAGTTCGTTTTGAAAGCACTCTTAAGGAAACTCATTACAGAACACTAGGTTCTTTTGATTCTCCATTCAGAGTATTAAAATATGATAATGCCTATTTTTTACCATCGGTAAATCTTAAGTATTTGCTGACTGACACCGCTAACATTCGTTTTGCAGCAAGCAAAACATACACCAAACCAGTTATCATGGAGGCTTTCCCTATATCTTTCATCAATGCTGACGGAACTTCAACTCAAGGAAATTCAATTTTGAAAAACAGCGACAATTACAATGCTGACTTAAAATATGAGTTGTTCCCAACGAGTAAAGAAATGATTGCTGTTGGAATATTTGGAAAACACCTTATCAATCCAATTGAAAAAACTTTCATCTCAAACGCAACAACAGGAACAGTTACTACTTTTCTAAATTCTGAAAGTGCTAACATATATGGAGTAGAAGCTGAATTACTTGTTGGTTTAGAAAGAATCAGCGAAAACTTAGATAATTTTTCATGGGGATTAAATGCTACTTTGATGTCATCAAAAGTTACTGTAAGCCCAACTTTTGAATCTATCGATGAAGACGGGATAATTACCGTAAAACCTTCTATTGAAACACATCAATCAAGATCACTTCAGGGAGCATCAAACTGGTTAGTAAATTCAGATTTAAAATATGAATTTAATTTAGGAAAAGACATGCCAAATACTATGTCTCTTGTTTATGGTGTTTTTGGAAAAAGAATATATGCTGTAGGAACCAATGGACAAGACAATATCTATGAGTTGCCTGTACAGCAATTGGATTTTGTATGGGGAAGTAAACTTTCTGAGCACTTTGATGTAAAATTCACTGCCGATAACATTTTAAATTCATGGAGAAAACGTGAATTTGGAGACGATGGAACTATAAAAGTAGCTGAATCCTCTTTACTAGCAAACAGCTATAAAAAAGGAGTTGGTTTCTCTATAAAACTAGGATATACTTTTTAG
- a CDS encoding ATP-binding protein, protein MKINFKKTYKFAVKSALYISLFGTGFVLMLMSLFYKNQLKHQVAFGIIFIISIYAFSFLVLQYRVERFIYRRVKKIYDEVSLLESTTLINQPITTDMETLSREVKKFATDKKLEIEMLEIREQYRREFLGNVSHELKTPLFTVQGYVSTLLDGAMDDKNIRKKYLKRAEKGVERLIYIVEDLDMITKLESGDLDLNFTDFNIVELIQNVFDLLEMKADKKKIKLAFESKNVQSVIVRGDQDRIQQVLENLIVNSIKYGKDGGLTEVGVVNLTKKKVLIRISDNGEGVEKQNIPRLFERFYRVDKSGTRSEGGSGLGLAIVKHIIEAHKEKVYVESEFGIGSEFSFTLEKANKIIKAEVK, encoded by the coding sequence ATGAAAATTAATTTTAAAAAAACATACAAATTTGCTGTCAAGTCGGCATTATATATCAGTCTTTTTGGAACAGGATTTGTGCTGATGTTAATGTCTTTATTCTATAAAAATCAGTTAAAACATCAGGTTGCATTTGGGATAATTTTTATTATATCAATTTATGCATTCTCTTTTCTGGTTTTGCAATATCGTGTAGAACGCTTTATTTACAGAAGGGTTAAAAAAATATATGATGAGGTTTCGTTGTTAGAATCAACAACTCTTATCAATCAGCCAATAACTACAGATATGGAAACGCTTTCGCGTGAAGTAAAGAAGTTTGCGACAGATAAAAAACTCGAAATCGAAATGCTCGAAATTAGGGAACAATACCGAAGAGAGTTTTTAGGAAACGTTTCGCACGAACTTAAAACGCCTTTGTTTACCGTTCAGGGTTACGTTTCGACGTTGCTTGATGGTGCAATGGATGATAAGAATATTAGAAAGAAATATTTAAAACGTGCCGAAAAAGGAGTAGAACGCCTTATATATATAGTCGAAGATTTAGACATGATTACCAAATTAGAATCGGGAGATTTAGATTTGAATTTTACTGATTTTAATATTGTTGAGCTGATTCAGAATGTTTTTGATTTATTAGAAATGAAAGCTGATAAAAAGAAAATCAAATTAGCCTTTGAAAGCAAAAACGTGCAGTCAGTAATTGTGCGTGGTGATCAGGACAGAATTCAACAAGTGCTTGAAAATCTTATTGTGAACTCTATTAAATATGGTAAAGATGGCGGTCTGACCGAAGTTGGGGTTGTCAATTTAACCAAGAAAAAAGTCTTGATTCGTATAAGTGATAATGGAGAAGGAGTTGAAAAACAAAACATTCCAAGACTTTTTGAACGTTTTTACAGAGTCGACAAAAGTGGAACCCGTTCTGAAGGAGGTTCCGGTTTAGGATTGGCAATCGTAAAACACATTATTGAAGCTCATAAAGAGAAAGTATACGTAGAAAGTGAGTTTGGGATAGGTTCTGAATTCTCTTTTACACTTGAAAAAGCAAATAAAATTATAAAAGCCGAAGTTAAATAA
- a CDS encoding response regulator transcription factor, protein MKKTQTKILLVDDEPDILEIVGYNLAQEGYQIVTASNGKEAIAKAQKELPDLIIMDVMMAEMDGMEACEHIRKIPELNNVIITFLTARSEDYSQVAGFDAGADDYITKPIKPKLLVSKVKALLRRLKEQEVVSDTLNVGGIEINREEYKIIKGNVEIALPRKEFELFYLLASKPGKVFKRDEILDKVWGNEVVVGGRTIDVHIRKLREKIGEDLFKTIKGVGYKFEV, encoded by the coding sequence ATGAAAAAAACACAAACCAAGATTTTATTAGTTGACGATGAACCAGATATCTTAGAAATCGTTGGCTATAACCTTGCTCAGGAAGGCTACCAAATTGTAACAGCTTCTAACGGAAAAGAAGCCATAGCAAAGGCCCAGAAAGAATTGCCGGACTTAATTATTATGGATGTAATGATGGCTGAAATGGACGGGATGGAAGCTTGTGAACACATTAGAAAAATTCCTGAATTAAATAATGTTATCATAACATTTCTAACAGCAAGAAGCGAAGATTATTCACAAGTTGCTGGTTTTGATGCAGGTGCAGATGACTATATCACCAAGCCAATAAAACCAAAATTATTGGTCAGCAAAGTAAAGGCTTTGTTAAGAAGGTTAAAAGAACAAGAAGTCGTTAGTGATACCTTAAACGTTGGCGGAATCGAGATTAACCGAGAAGAATACAAGATTATCAAAGGCAATGTTGAGATTGCTTTACCAAGAAAAGAATTCGAATTGTTTTACTTATTAGCTTCTAAACCGGGAAAAGTTTTCAAAAGAGACGAAATCCTTGATAAAGTTTGGGGTAACGAAGTTGTGGTTGGAGGAAGAACAATAGATGTTCATATTAGAAAGCTACGCGAAAAAATTGGAGAAGACCTTTTTAAAACTATAAAAGGAGTTGGTTATAAATTCGAAGTTTAA